TTATCTCAAGGATCAACAGAACAAGCTAGTGCCATAGAAGAATTATCATCAACTATTATAGATATATCTGAAAAAATAAATAATACTGCTGAAAATGCTAAGAAGGCAAATGCATTAACATTAAATGCAGGACGCCAAGTTAGAGATGGTAATGAACAAATGAAAGAAATGATAAAAGCAATGGATGAAATATCATTTACATCAAGTGAAATAGGAAGAATAATAAAAACAATAGATGATATAGCATTCCAAACAAATATATTAGCACTTAATGCAGCTGTGGAAGCAGCAAGAGCAGGAAGTGCAGGTAAAGGATTTGCAGTAGTCGCAGATGAGGTAAGAAATTTAGCAGCAAAATCAGCTGAGGCAGCAAAAAACACATCAGATCTTATAGAAAATTCTATTAAAGCAGTTGAAAATGGAAATTTAATTTTAGAAAATACTGCACAGTCATTAAATAAAATAGTTAAAACTGCGAATAGAACATCAGCTGTAGTTAATGAAATAACTAAGGCAAATGAAGAACAAGCAACAGCTATAGCTCAAGTAAGATTAGGTGTTGATCAAATTTCAGAAGTAGTTCAAACAAGTTCTCATGCGGCGCAAGAGAGTGCAGCAAGTAGCGAAGAATTAAGTGGACAAGCTCAGATTTTAAAATCACTCATGGCTCATTTTAAATTAAAAGGTGGAAATAAATCACTAGAAAAATTTAATTTTGAATATGACGATAAAGAATTTTTTGGATTAAATTAATAAAATAAAAGCCTCTTACTTATAAATAAGTAAGAGGTTTTTTGTGTGAAATAAAATAATAAATGGGAATTAGTAAGCACATAATTTTATAATAGTATACATAATACAAATTATGTATATAAAAAATAAAAATATATAAGAAGTATTTAATATAAAATTTTTTATATATTAAAATATATTTATAACAAAAACTTAATTTAGTGGTAATATATATTTGGACATACAATTATATTCACATTGTAAAGAGGGAGAAGAAGATATGAAAAGAATAATTTTACTTGTGACATCCATAGCAATCATATTTTTAGTTGGATGTTCACAATCAAGGGCAGAAAAAGCAGAGTCCTTAAAGGATGCATATTTTAAAATTGTTGAAAAAAATTTGAAAAATGAAGAGATAGACAACAAATATTTAAAACAATTATTACAAGGATATGAATATACAAAAGATAAAGCATTTAGAATGGAGGGCGAAAATATAGATGGAAGTGATTATGTCCAGCAACCATATGTATTTATAAATAGAAATGAAAAGTTAGTTATTATACATTCAAATTTTAATAATAAAGAGCAAATTCAGCCTTTGTATTCTATAAAGAAAAATAATAATGAAGTTACAATCTCCTATCAAGATAGGGAGTCTGAACTAAAAAATAAAGAAAATTCTAGTAAAGATGATTTTATGTTTACTCTAATAAGTGATAATATAAAAACTCATCAATATATTTCTAATAAACTACAACATGATAAAGGAAAATGGGATAAAATATATAATAAAATCGCTAATAATATAGCTAAAAACAACAGTATAGATATAGTAGAAATTAGTAGCTTAATAGGTGATAAAGCATCTTCACAAGAATACCAAGAAAGCTTAAATTCACCTATAAATTTAAATATAAAAGAGTATATATTTGAAAATAATGATGAAACACTTATGGTCAAATATCTAAAAGATAAAAATAAAATTTTAGAAGTATTTTATAATGATAAGGAAAGTGGAACAATAAAAACAACTATGGATAAACATTTACTGAATGAACAAGAAAAATTACATACAGGAATTATAACATATATTAATAATAAAGAGTTTCAAAAAGAATTATTTAATGATTCAATTAAGTAAATTAAAAAGTCTATAAATAGAAGGATGTGATCTTAAATGTTTAATAACTGGAGCTTAGGAAAACATATACTGACATCACTGTTATTATCTATTTTTATAGGTACAATATTATATTTAACTATTAAATTTAAACATATATCAACATTAACTGAAATGATTGAAGATAATGGGCAAAGTTCTACCGTTACAATTACAGAAACAAGTGGTGTGATATTTATATCACTAGTAACCTTTATAATATCAATGATTGGATATAGATTTGTAAAAAGAATGCTTGATTAATTATATTGAAACTATTTAAAGTGGCTATCTCGAAATATATATTTTGAGATAGCTTTTATATTTACTGTAACTGATTATTCAGAAAAATTTAAAACTCAGTTATATTTTCATCTTCTTGATTTTTAAAATCAATAAAACGTATTATGATATAGTCATTTTTACTATAATATCCTAGGTTAAATTTATTTTCAGCTACAATACTGTCATAGATTTTATTAAATCTTATAGTAGTTTCAGTATTCTTTAAATTTGAAATCAAATGGACCTTTTATACATTGTATTAGAATTAGATTCGTTTATATATATTATATCTACTAATAAATTAGCCTCAAGTGCATTAGGTGATTTTTTTCCTTTAAAATTTAAATCATAAGGTTTCATAGCCTTATATGTATAATCATCTATATATCCAGTAATGGTATTACATTTCTCAGTAGCAGTTCCGTTTTTTATTATTAAACTAGATTCTAGATCGAGTTTGTCTTTGTAAAATCCGTTATTTGTTTGGCGCAACAGCATATTCTTAAACTTAACCATATACATAAAATAAATTTTATGTCCATCATAGACAATTTCATTAATAGTAATATCAATATTTCCTAATGTTTCAGTTAAATTAATACATTGTGTATAATTAGAATAATCTTCTTTAGGATTTAAGGTAATACCTTTAATAAAGTTATGTAAATTGGTTGTCCCTTCAGCTATAGAATAATTTAATTCACAAGCAAAAATACAGATTGATAGAATTATTAAAGTTATAAATTTTAAAAACTTATTTTTATTTTTTGATTTTAGATGACTAGCTTTTTTTATAGTTTTTTTATTTCTTCTTTTATATTTTTAGGAATTTTTATATTATCAAACTTACTCATAATTTTCCTCCATTAAAATATCATAGATTTTTTTCTTAGCTCTCATTATATTTGTTTTCACAGTATTTTCTTTAGTTTTGTGGCTTCTGATATTTGTTGAATGGTTAGGCCATAAAAATATTGTAATATTGTTGGAGTTCTATATTTTTCATCTAATAAATCAATTGCATCATATAAATCTAATCTTTCTTCAATAGCTGAGTATGAAAAGTCAGTTATATTTTCATCAAGATATTGTTCTTCAAATTTATTAGATTTTTTATATTAAATTAATTTATCAATGTTACATTAGCATATTTATTTTTGGTTTAAAATGGATTAGGCCTGAATGGTTTTATTTTAGAGTGATTTATTTTGTAGCATTTATTTATATAAAGTAAAAGTTTATTTTAATGAAATTTATAGTAGTTTGTTTTCTAAATTATTTGGTATAATTTAGTAGATTAATTAATTTAAATAGAATATAAAACCAAAGGCAATTATGAATACTTATACTGTATATGATATTAATAGGTATTCATATAGCTGTATGAAAGGAATTTTAATTATGATAAATGAAGAAGTATTACCTCATGTTATATTTAGAGTAGCTAATAATCTATATGCAATTGATAGTAATGTTACAGTTACCTTAACTGAACTTCCAAATGATATAACTCCTATACAAAAAAAAGGTGACTGTGAACTAGGAATTATGAAACTAAGGGATGAAATAGTATCTATAATTAGTATGAGGAATCTATTTGGATGCAAGTCATCTAATGAGGAATATGAAGATTTTAAGGGGATGATAGACAATAGAAAGGATGATCATATTCGTTGGGTAAATGAGTTAAAAAATTCAGTTGATGAAAATAGGAAATTTACATTAACAACAGACCCTCATCAATGTGCATTTGGAAAGTGGTATGATAATTTCTCTACAGATATACAAAGCATTAATTTTCATATGAAGAAGATAAATTCACCACATACATTACTCCATGAAATAGCAATAGAAGTTGAAAAATGTAAGAAGGAACATAATGAAGAAACTAGAAAAAAACACTTAGAAGAATTACTTGATAAAGCAGAAAAACAATACATGTCTAAAGTGCTTGAATTATTAGATGATACTAAAAATATTTTTAAGAATCATTATCATGATATGGTTGTAGTGATTATGAATAAAAACAAATTAATAGGCCTTGCAGTAGATGAGATTTTAACAGTAGATTATTTTATAGAAAATGAAACTTCAGAAACTAATTTTATGATTAATCGTCCGAAATATATTTCTGCAATTGGAACAACAAAACGTATTGATGATCATGTATTCTTAATTGATGAAAACCAGTTATTTGAATTATATAAGTAAATGCAAAACTAGAGCGTAATTTTATATTTACAATAAAATAGTGTAAGATACAAATAAATAGGAGGTTTAATATGAAAATTGCTATAATTGGATATAGTGGAAGTGGAAAATCTACACTTGCAAAAGAACTCTCAATATATTATGACATACCTGTTTTATTTCTAGATACAATAAATTTTTTACCTAATTGGGTTGAACGTGATAAATCAGATGGATGTAAAATAGTAAAACAATTTATGAAAAATAATTCGTGGGTAATTGATGGAAACTATAGTGCTTTTTTTCAAAGAGAAAGATTAAAGCAAGCTGATAGAATAATATTTCTTAAATTTCCACGAAGAATTTGTATTTATCGCGCATTTAATAGATATCTAAAGTATAAAAATACAACTCGTGAAGATATGGCAAATGGATGCATAGAAAAATTTGATTTAGAGTTTATTTGGTGGATTCTTTATGGCGGTAGAACTATTAAAAAAGTAAAAGATTATAAAAAAATAGAAAATGAATTTAAAGATAAAATAGTAGTTTTAAAAAATCCAAAAGAAGTAAGTTCTTTTTTAAGAAAAGAAATTAATTCTTTATAATATCCCAGAAAAAAATACCTAATTAAATTAAAAATACCTACGAAAGGTATATTAGCAACTGGTATAGAATGTATAAAATATAGATAGGATATAAATAATATTTATATAGGAAAATATAAAGCTAAACAAATATTAAAGGGGGGATTTTAGGATGGATTTATTTTTCAGTATATTAATTTGGGGAGTAGTGTTAATAGCTTTAGGATTGATACAAATTGAAGTAAATAAAGCCTTAAAAGTAAAATTCTCGTTTAATATAAAAACTACAGAAAAATTTATATCATATTTTAGATCAAATACATGGGCTAAAATTAATATAACCTATGGTGTAGGTTTACTTTTCACAAGTATAATAGGGATAGTATTTTATGAAAATATAGGATTATTAGTGGCTTTAATTATGACAGTAGAACTCAACCTTTATCTTTTACAGTCACTTATAGGTGCATATAAGTATAGTAGCAATACTAATTAAGTTTTTTATATAAAAAGGATGAATTTCTAAAAAATAAAAGAAATTCATCCTTTTATTTGTATGAAAAATTTGTATGAATTTTAAAGTAGTAATATAATAATAATCAGTTGAAATAAAAATTAGATTAATATTTTATTGGAAAATAATTAATTTTCATGGCTTAAATTAAAGATACTAGGGGAGAAATATATATGAGAAAAACTATTAGAGATACAGATAATAATGAAACACTAAAAGAGCTAAAAATTAACTGTGAAAAATGTTTTGGACTTTGCTGTGTTGCACTATATTTTTCTAAAACAGATGGTTTTCCAAATGATAAAAAAGTAGGTACTCCTTGTATTAATTTACAATCAGGTTTTACTTGTTCAGAGCATAAAAATCTTAGAAAAAAAGGTTTAAAAGGATGTACTGCATATGATTGTTTTGGAGCAGGGCAAAAAGTAGCACAATTAACATTTAAAGGTAAAGATTGGAGAGAATTTAAAGATTTACAAAATCAGATGTTTGAAGTATTTGTAATTACGAGACAACTTCATGAAATGTTATGGTATTTAGGTGATGCATTAACATTTGTCTCAAATAAAAATATAAAAGATGAACTAAATAGTAGAATTCAAGAAATAGACCAACTTACAAAACTTGATGCAAATTCTATAATGAATATAGATATTGAAAAATATAGAACAAAAGTTAA
Above is a genomic segment from Romboutsia lituseburensis containing:
- a CDS encoding DUF4179 domain-containing protein, producing the protein MKKASHLKSKNKNKFLKFITLIILSICIFACELNYSIAEGTTNLHNFIKGITLNPKEDYSNYTQCINLTETLGNIDITINEIVYDGHKIYFMYMVKFKNMLLRQTNNGFYKDKLDLESSLIIKNGTATEKCNTITGYIDDYTYKAMKPYDLNFKGKKSPNALEANLLVDIIYINESNSNTMYKRSI
- a CDS encoding CZB domain-containing protein, whose amino-acid sequence is MINEEVLPHVIFRVANNLYAIDSNVTVTLTELPNDITPIQKKGDCELGIMKLRDEIVSIISMRNLFGCKSSNEEYEDFKGMIDNRKDDHIRWVNELKNSVDENRKFTLTTDPHQCAFGKWYDNFSTDIQSINFHMKKINSPHTLLHEIAIEVEKCKKEHNEETRKKHLEELLDKAEKQYMSKVLELLDDTKNIFKNHYHDMVVVIMNKNKLIGLAVDEILTVDYFIENETSETNFMINRPKYISAIGTTKRIDDHVFLIDENQLFELYK
- a CDS encoding DNA topology modulation protein, producing the protein MKIAIIGYSGSGKSTLAKELSIYYDIPVLFLDTINFLPNWVERDKSDGCKIVKQFMKNNSWVIDGNYSAFFQRERLKQADRIIFLKFPRRICIYRAFNRYLKYKNTTREDMANGCIEKFDLEFIWWILYGGRTIKKVKDYKKIENEFKDKIVVLKNPKEVSSFLRKEINSL
- a CDS encoding pentapeptide repeat-containing protein; translated protein: MRKTIRDTDNNETLKELKINCEKCFGLCCVALYFSKTDGFPNDKKVGTPCINLQSGFTCSEHKNLRKKGLKGCTAYDCFGAGQKVAQLTFKGKDWREFKDLQNQMFEVFVITRQLHEMLWYLGDALTFVSNKNIKDELNSRIQEIDQLTKLDANSIMNIDIEKYRTKVNSILRMTNEIVKDKIAQYKINNSKDKKNLKLGYDFIGTNLTDTNLIGANFAGALLIASNMKNTDLKGANLIGADLRDADIRGSNLEDAIFLTQSQINTARGNYKTKLPKSLERPSYWEIEK